A genomic stretch from Streptomyces sp. QL37 includes:
- the purU gene encoding formyltetrahydrofolate deformylase — MTAPQPAESVPAASDTVAEQYVLTLSCPDKQGIVHAVSSYLFMTGCNIEDSQQFGDHDTGLFFMRVHFSADATVTVDKLRASFAAIGDSFRMEWQIHRASDRMRIVLMVSKFGHCLNDLLFRSRTGALPVEIVAVVSNHTDFAELVASYGVPFRHIPVNRENKPEAEAQLLELVRGENVELVVLARYMQVLSDDLCKQLSGRIINIHHSFLPSFKGAKPYHQAHARGVKLIGATAHYVTADLDEGPIIEQEVERVGHGVTPDQLVAVGRDVECQALARAVQWHAERRILLNGRRTVVFP, encoded by the coding sequence ATGACCGCGCCGCAGCCCGCCGAATCCGTACCCGCTGCCTCGGACACCGTCGCCGAGCAGTACGTCCTCACGCTCTCCTGCCCCGACAAGCAGGGCATCGTGCACGCCGTGTCGAGCTACCTCTTCATGACCGGCTGCAACATCGAGGACAGTCAGCAGTTCGGCGACCACGACACCGGTCTCTTCTTCATGCGCGTCCACTTCTCGGCGGACGCCACGGTCACCGTGGACAAGCTGCGCGCCAGCTTCGCCGCTATCGGGGACTCCTTCCGGATGGAGTGGCAGATCCACCGGGCGAGCGACCGGATGCGGATCGTGCTGATGGTCAGCAAGTTCGGGCACTGCCTCAACGACCTGCTGTTCCGCTCCCGCACCGGTGCGCTGCCGGTCGAGATCGTGGCGGTCGTCTCCAACCACACGGACTTCGCCGAGCTCGTCGCCTCGTACGGCGTCCCCTTCCGGCACATCCCCGTGAACAGGGAGAACAAGCCGGAGGCCGAGGCGCAGCTGCTGGAGCTGGTCCGTGGGGAGAACGTCGAACTCGTCGTCCTGGCGCGCTACATGCAGGTGCTCTCGGACGATCTCTGCAAGCAGCTGAGCGGCCGGATCATCAACATCCACCACTCCTTTCTGCCGAGCTTCAAGGGCGCGAAGCCGTACCACCAGGCCCATGCGCGCGGTGTGAAGCTGATCGGCGCGACGGCGCACTACGTGACCGCCGACCTCGACGAGGGGCCGATCATCGAGCAGGAGGTCGAGCGGGTCGGGCACGGCGTCACGCCGGACCAGCTCGTCGCCGTCGGGCGCGACGTGGAGTGCCAGGCGCTGGCCCGCGCCGTGCAGTGGCACGCGGAGCGGCGCATCCTGCTCAACGGCCGCCGTACGGTCGTCTTCCCGTAA
- a CDS encoding EF-hand domain-containing protein — protein MDSAEYERKIAHRFAAFDQDGNGYIDRADFNAAAARLLTEFGTTARCDRGQSLYTGAEAFWQGMAGIADVDGDQRVTRAEFVGGAVKRLRDNPERFAEIARPFLRAAITVAAGTDPEGAGPASAPVAAVERALRVLGAADDIASVAARSLDTDQDGRIAETEAVAAFSAYFTVIEPDA, from the coding sequence ATGGACAGCGCAGAGTACGAGCGCAAGATCGCGCACCGGTTCGCCGCCTTCGACCAGGACGGCAACGGCTACATCGATCGCGCCGATTTCAACGCCGCGGCGGCCCGTCTGCTCACCGAGTTCGGTACGACGGCACGCTGCGACCGGGGCCAGTCCCTCTACACGGGCGCGGAGGCCTTCTGGCAGGGCATGGCGGGCATCGCCGACGTGGACGGGGACCAGCGGGTCACCCGGGCGGAGTTCGTCGGCGGGGCCGTGAAGCGGCTGCGTGACAACCCCGAACGCTTCGCGGAGATCGCGCGCCCCTTCCTGCGCGCTGCGATCACGGTCGCCGCCGGCACGGACCCCGAGGGCGCCGGGCCCGCCTCGGCGCCGGTCGCCGCGGTGGAACGCGCCCTGCGGGTGCTGGGCGCCGCGGACGACATCGCGAGCGTCGCGGCCCGGAGCCTGGACACCGACCAGGACGGCCGGATCGCCGAGACGGAGGCGGTCGCCGCCTTCTCCGCGTACTTCACCGTGATCGAGCCCGACGCGTAG
- a CDS encoding ATP-binding protein codes for MQVLQVQLEVGPDPAEVGRARRWARSRLIGSGMEDDEPLAETLILLISELVTNAVVHTGCPAVLRMLFGSANPSGSAGTVRVEVADTSCRPPQPRHAEGEDTNGRGLELVDGLADRWGWQPEGAGKRIWCEVDRGGPVMVPVIQEQPGDRASA; via the coding sequence GTGCAGGTGCTTCAGGTTCAGCTGGAGGTCGGGCCGGATCCCGCGGAGGTGGGACGGGCCCGCAGATGGGCGCGGTCGCGGCTGATCGGGTCCGGGATGGAGGACGACGAGCCGCTCGCGGAGACTCTGATCCTGCTGATCTCGGAGCTCGTCACCAACGCGGTGGTCCACACGGGCTGTCCGGCCGTGCTGCGGATGCTCTTCGGCTCGGCCAATCCGTCCGGTTCGGCGGGGACCGTGCGGGTCGAGGTGGCCGACACCAGCTGCCGTCCGCCCCAGCCGCGTCACGCGGAGGGTGAGGACACCAACGGCCGCGGCCTGGAGCTGGTGGACGGCCTGGCGGACCGCTGGGGCTGGCAGCCGGAGGGCGCGGGCAAGCGGATCTGGTGCGAGGTCGACCGGGGCGGCCCGGTGATGGTCCCGGTGATCCAGGAGCAGCCCGGCGACCGGGCCAGCGCCTGA
- a CDS encoding STAS domain-containing protein, which translates to MTLKVYETEQDAWTVLRIHGELDLVSSPVVRQSVHGAVAAGRHDVVLDLSGVLFCDSSGVGVLIASRRLMKSCGGRLRLILPARGAVDGSHVNKVLGALGVRRLFDVYPDSDAATDDESRPLTA; encoded by the coding sequence GTGACGCTGAAGGTGTACGAGACCGAGCAGGACGCGTGGACCGTGCTGCGGATCCACGGCGAACTCGACCTCGTGAGCTCACCTGTCGTGCGTCAGTCCGTCCACGGGGCGGTGGCCGCGGGCCGGCACGACGTGGTCCTCGACCTCTCCGGCGTCCTCTTCTGCGACTCCAGCGGTGTCGGCGTCCTGATCGCCTCCCGCCGCCTCATGAAGTCCTGCGGCGGCCGGCTGCGGCTCATCCTCCCGGCCCGCGGCGCGGTCGACGGCTCGCACGTCAACAAGGTGCTCGGCGCCCTGGGAGTACGCCGGCTCTTCGACGTCTACCCCGACTCGGACGCGGCCACCGACGACGAGTCCCGGCCACTCACCGCCTGA
- a CDS encoding sigma-70 family RNA polymerase sigma factor yields MAKDAPPRWDRRMQQRLARGEAAALGELYDRFAALVHSQAHRMLDDEDAADQVTREVFGYVWENPDAYDPKHGSMRSWVARLTHRRSVQRIRSTHGEAEGPGEDAAARAEELEHRVLKATAAARADYIVASMPAPLRAALELAYVQRRDYRQAAADLGVTGDEARRRLRLGLQLLATANTRPPAGSAPPGYGPTP; encoded by the coding sequence ATGGCGAAGGACGCACCACCGCGCTGGGACCGCCGCATGCAGCAGCGGCTGGCGCGTGGCGAGGCGGCCGCCCTCGGTGAGCTCTACGACCGGTTCGCCGCCCTCGTGCACAGCCAGGCCCACCGCATGCTGGACGACGAGGACGCCGCGGACCAGGTGACGCGCGAGGTCTTCGGCTACGTCTGGGAGAACCCCGACGCGTACGACCCCAAGCACGGCTCCATGCGCTCCTGGGTGGCACGCCTCACACACCGCCGGTCCGTGCAGCGGATCCGCAGCACGCACGGCGAGGCCGAGGGGCCCGGCGAGGACGCGGCCGCGCGGGCCGAGGAGCTGGAGCACCGGGTGCTCAAGGCCACCGCGGCCGCCCGGGCCGACTACATCGTCGCCTCCATGCCCGCGCCCCTGCGCGCCGCCCTGGAGCTCGCCTACGTCCAGCGCCGGGACTACCGGCAGGCCGCCGCGGACCTGGGCGTCACCGGGGACGAGGCCAGGCGCCGGCTGCGGCTCGGCCTCCAGCTCCTCGCCACCGCGAACACCCGGCCGCCGGCCGGCTCGGCGCCTCCCGGATACGGGCCGACGCCGTGA